Proteins encoded within one genomic window of Haloarcula marismortui ATCC 43049:
- a CDS encoding rubrerythrin-like domain-containing protein gives MRDVEQDHGEKTPYECFACGKVITAVSQPENCQDCGGEMRNRLTPLE, from the coding sequence ATGAGAGATGTAGAGCAAGACCACGGCGAGAAGACACCGTACGAGTGCTTTGCGTGTGGCAAAGTCATCACTGCAGTGAGCCAACCGGAGAACTGTCAGGACTGTGGCGGCGAAATGCGCAACCGACTGACACCACTTGAATAA
- the gdhB gene encoding glutamate dehydrogenase GdhB yields MGPELSSASSSDNSSTPSEPESALETARLQLHRAADHLDIDPNIVERLNHPQNVHEVTVPIERDDGTVEVFTGYRAQHDSVRGPYKGGLRYHPDVTRDECVGLGIWMTWKCAVMDLPFGGAKGGIAVNPKTLSRDEKERLTRRFAQELRAVIGPNRDIPAPDMGTDPQTMAWLMDAYSMQEGETIPGVVTGKPPIVGGSEGREDAPGRSVAIITQQVCEYYDQPLSETTVAVQGYGSVGANAARLLDEQGATVVAISDVNGAMYDPAGIDTATVPSHDEEPEAVTEYADTVISNDELLTLDVDVLIPAALGNVITEANADDIAAEYVVEGANGPTTSTADSILADRDVVVIPDILANAGGVTVSYFEWLQDINRRSWSLERVNDELDEEMRAAWDAVRTEFENRDITWRDAAYIVALSRIAEAHEARGLWP; encoded by the coding sequence ATGGGACCAGAACTGAGCTCCGCCTCTTCGTCGGACAATTCGTCGACGCCGTCCGAGCCCGAATCAGCGCTCGAAACAGCCCGTCTGCAGCTCCACCGGGCCGCGGACCACCTCGATATCGACCCGAACATCGTCGAACGACTCAATCATCCGCAAAACGTCCACGAGGTCACTGTCCCGATCGAGCGGGACGATGGCACAGTGGAAGTGTTCACCGGCTATCGAGCCCAGCACGATAGCGTCAGGGGACCGTACAAAGGCGGGCTTCGCTATCACCCCGACGTGACGAGGGACGAATGCGTCGGCCTCGGGATCTGGATGACCTGGAAATGTGCGGTGATGGATCTCCCCTTCGGCGGCGCAAAAGGGGGTATCGCGGTCAATCCGAAAACGCTGAGCCGAGACGAAAAAGAACGGCTCACTCGCCGGTTCGCACAGGAACTCCGTGCGGTCATCGGGCCAAACCGGGACATACCAGCCCCGGATATGGGAACAGACCCACAGACGATGGCCTGGCTGATGGACGCCTACTCCATGCAGGAGGGTGAGACGATACCGGGGGTCGTCACCGGTAAGCCACCGATTGTCGGTGGGAGTGAGGGGCGTGAAGACGCGCCCGGCCGGAGCGTCGCGATTATCACACAGCAGGTCTGTGAGTACTACGACCAGCCGCTGTCTGAGACCACGGTCGCAGTACAGGGCTACGGCAGTGTCGGTGCGAATGCCGCACGGTTGCTCGACGAACAGGGCGCGACTGTCGTCGCGATCAGCGACGTGAACGGGGCAATGTACGACCCCGCCGGTATCGATACGGCGACAGTGCCATCACACGACGAGGAACCGGAGGCGGTCACCGAGTACGCCGACACCGTGATTTCGAACGACGAACTGCTGACGCTGGATGTCGACGTCCTCATTCCGGCAGCGCTCGGGAACGTCATCACCGAGGCAAACGCGGACGACATCGCTGCGGAGTACGTCGTTGAAGGGGCGAACGGCCCGACTACGTCTACCGCTGATTCGATCCTCGCTGACCGGGACGTCGTCGTGATTCCGGACATTCTGGCGAACGCCGGCGGCGTCACGGTGAGCTACTTCGAGTGGCTACAGGACATCAACCGCCGGTCGTGGTCTCTCGAGCGAGTGAACGACGAACTCGACGAAGAGATGCGAGCGGCCTGGGACGCAGTCCGAACGGAGTTCGAAAACCGCGATATCACGTGGCGCGATGCGGCGTACATCGTCGCCCTGTCCCGCATCGCGGAGGCCCACGAAGCACGGGGGCTCTGGCCGTAA